A single genomic interval of Halostella salina harbors:
- the acs gene encoding acetate--CoA ligase: MSDGTGVDTERETGGTEAIDPPASFVEQANVSDPAVREAFAENWPDCWERAADLLDWETPYDTVLDDSNEPFYEWFTGGRLNAAYNCVDRHVEGGGKNRAAIRWVGKRDETRTYTYQDLHREVNEFAAALRDLGVGEDDVVTLYMPMIPELPVAMLACARIGAPHSVVFAGFAADALATRMERADSEYLVTCDGYYRRGTAFNLKSKADNALLDVNHDVRETVVVDRLGDELGHHLPSHQRDYSDLLDAHAGERVDPVPRDAEDMLFLMYTSGTTGEPKGVKHTIGGYLAQAAWTSHAVLDLEPEDTHWCSADIGWITGHSYVVYGPLALGATTTMYEGTPDYPDRDRVWEIVDTNAVDVFYTAPTAIRAFMKWGKEYPERHDLSSLRLLGTVGEPINPRAWKWYHEHVGGGECPIVDTWWQTETGGMMISTLPGVDPMKPGSAGPPLPGVDVDVVDAAGDSVDAGEAGYLTVEKPWPGMLRTLYRNDERFVEECWQRTDDGGYRYAAGDGATVDGDGYVTVLGRIDDVVNVSGRRLGTMEIESAIVEVDGVAEAAVVGADDGPDTAVFAYVSTESGHDATAALRERIGDHVAAAIGPFARPDRVVFAPDLPKTRSGKIMRRLLTAIADGDDLGDTSALRNPEVVGEIEAAVRNE, from the coding sequence ATGAGCGACGGGACGGGGGTTGACACCGAACGGGAGACCGGCGGGACCGAGGCGATCGATCCGCCGGCGTCGTTCGTCGAGCAGGCAAACGTCAGCGACCCGGCGGTCCGCGAGGCGTTCGCGGAGAACTGGCCCGACTGCTGGGAACGAGCGGCCGACCTGCTGGACTGGGAGACGCCGTACGATACCGTGCTCGACGACTCGAACGAGCCGTTCTACGAGTGGTTCACCGGGGGGCGGCTGAACGCGGCGTACAACTGCGTCGACCGGCACGTCGAGGGCGGCGGGAAGAACCGCGCGGCGATCAGGTGGGTCGGCAAGCGCGACGAGACGCGGACGTACACGTACCAGGACCTCCACCGCGAGGTCAACGAGTTCGCGGCCGCGCTCCGGGACCTGGGCGTCGGCGAGGACGACGTGGTGACGCTGTACATGCCGATGATCCCCGAACTGCCGGTCGCGATGCTCGCCTGCGCCCGGATCGGCGCGCCCCACAGCGTCGTCTTCGCCGGCTTCGCCGCCGACGCGCTGGCCACCCGGATGGAGCGGGCCGACTCGGAGTATCTGGTCACCTGCGACGGCTACTACCGCCGCGGCACCGCGTTCAACCTGAAGAGCAAGGCCGACAACGCCCTGCTCGACGTGAACCACGACGTCCGGGAGACGGTCGTCGTCGACCGCCTCGGCGACGAACTGGGCCACCATCTCCCCAGTCACCAGCGCGACTACAGCGACCTGCTGGACGCCCACGCCGGGGAGCGCGTCGACCCGGTACCGCGCGACGCCGAGGACATGCTGTTCCTCATGTACACCTCCGGCACCACCGGGGAGCCCAAGGGCGTGAAACACACCATCGGCGGCTACCTCGCGCAGGCCGCCTGGACGAGCCACGCGGTGCTGGACCTCGAACCGGAGGACACCCACTGGTGCTCGGCCGATATCGGCTGGATCACCGGCCACTCCTACGTCGTGTACGGCCCGCTGGCGCTGGGCGCGACGACGACGATGTACGAGGGGACGCCGGACTACCCCGACCGCGACCGCGTCTGGGAGATCGTCGACACGAACGCCGTCGACGTGTTCTACACCGCGCCGACGGCGATCCGGGCGTTCATGAAGTGGGGGAAAGAGTACCCCGAGCGCCACGACCTGTCGAGCCTGCGCCTGCTCGGCACCGTCGGCGAGCCGATCAACCCCCGCGCCTGGAAGTGGTACCACGAACACGTCGGCGGGGGCGAGTGCCCCATCGTCGACACCTGGTGGCAGACCGAGACCGGCGGGATGATGATCTCGACGCTCCCCGGCGTCGACCCGATGAAGCCCGGGTCGGCCGGGCCGCCGCTCCCCGGCGTCGACGTGGACGTGGTCGACGCCGCCGGCGACTCGGTCGACGCCGGCGAGGCGGGGTATCTCACGGTCGAGAAACCCTGGCCCGGCATGCTCCGGACGCTGTACAGGAACGACGAGCGCTTCGTCGAGGAGTGCTGGCAGCGGACCGACGACGGCGGCTACCGCTACGCCGCCGGCGACGGGGCGACGGTCGACGGGGACGGCTACGTGACGGTGCTCGGGCGGATCGACGACGTGGTCAACGTCTCGGGCCGCCGCCTCGGGACGATGGAGATCGAGAGCGCCATCGTCGAGGTCGACGGCGTCGCCGAGGCCGCCGTCGTCGGCGCGGACGACGGCCCCGACACGGCCGTGTTCGCCTACGTCAGCACCGAGAGCGGCCACGACGCGACCGCGGCGCTCCGCGAGCGGATCGGCGACCACGTCGCGGCCGCCATCGGCCCGTTCGCCCGGCCCGACCGGGTCGTCTTCGCGCCGGACCTCCCGAAGACGCGGTCGGGGAAGATCATGCGCCGCCTGCTGACGGCCATCGCGGACGGCGACGACCTCGGCGACACGAGCGCCCTCCGGAACCCGGAGGTCGTCGGCGAGATCGAAGCCGCGGTCCGGAACGAGTGA
- a CDS encoding NAD-dependent epimerase/dehydratase family protein has translation MDLSGTRVLVTGGAGLVGSHMADRLVADNDVVVADDLSNGHRDWVPDDAEFVEVDLTDPDGVAEVVTPEVDVVFHFAASKEVDTDRPREQFDANNAMTYNLLERMAEVGVDRIAFTSSSTVYGEAPRPTPEDYAPLEPISIYGASKLAEEGLLSTYAHAHGFTVWTFRFANIPGPAFDGSVIPDFVEKLAENPETLTILGNGRQEKSYLHVEECVDAIHHVVSTADDAHNVYNLGTRTTTSVTRIADIVADEMGVDPDYEYTGGDRGWTGDVPKMRLSVEKLAATGWEPPLSSDESVRKAARQLVERLE, from the coding sequence ATGGACCTGTCCGGAACCCGAGTGCTCGTCACCGGCGGTGCCGGCCTCGTCGGCTCCCACATGGCCGACCGCCTCGTCGCCGACAACGACGTGGTCGTCGCGGACGACCTCTCGAACGGCCACCGCGACTGGGTGCCCGACGACGCCGAGTTCGTCGAGGTGGACCTGACCGACCCCGACGGCGTCGCGGAAGTCGTCACCCCGGAGGTCGACGTCGTCTTCCACTTCGCCGCCTCGAAGGAGGTCGACACGGACCGCCCCCGCGAGCAGTTCGACGCGAACAACGCGATGACGTACAACCTGCTCGAACGGATGGCCGAGGTCGGCGTCGACCGGATCGCCTTCACCTCCTCCTCGACCGTCTACGGCGAGGCACCACGCCCGACGCCCGAGGACTACGCCCCCCTCGAACCCATCAGCATCTACGGCGCGAGCAAACTCGCCGAGGAGGGGCTGCTGTCGACGTACGCCCACGCCCACGGCTTCACCGTCTGGACGTTCAGATTCGCCAACATTCCCGGCCCGGCGTTCGACGGCTCGGTGATCCCCGACTTCGTCGAGAAACTGGCCGAGAACCCCGAGACGCTCACCATCCTCGGGAACGGCCGGCAGGAGAAGTCCTACCTCCACGTCGAGGAGTGCGTCGACGCCATCCACCACGTCGTCTCGACCGCCGACGACGCGCACAACGTGTACAACCTCGGGACGCGGACGACCACCTCCGTCACCCGCATCGCCGACATCGTCGCCGACGAGATGGGCGTCGACCCCGACTACGAGTACACCGGCGGCGACCGCGGCTGGACCGGCGACGTGCCGAAGATGCGCCTCTCCGTCGAGAAGCTGGCCGCGACCGGCTGGGAGCCGCCGCTGTCCAGCGACGAGTCCGTCCGGAAGGCTGCGCGGCAGCTGGTCGAGCGGCTGGAGTGA
- a CDS encoding BsuPI-related putative proteinase inhibitor — MTLRGSLDVTVDGGVQFAFAVRNDGEEPVELAFPDALEADFAVLDDGEVWRFSEGRLFAQALGSETIAPGEVATYEASWDDPDPGEYAAVATLEAREQDCEARVEFSVDGDR, encoded by the coding sequence ATGACGCTTCGCGGGTCGCTCGACGTGACCGTCGACGGCGGCGTACAGTTCGCGTTCGCGGTTCGGAACGACGGCGAGGAGCCGGTCGAGTTGGCGTTTCCCGACGCGCTGGAGGCGGACTTCGCCGTGCTGGACGACGGCGAAGTCTGGCGCTTCAGCGAGGGGCGGCTGTTCGCGCAGGCGCTCGGCTCCGAGACGATCGCACCCGGCGAAGTCGCGACGTACGAGGCGTCGTGGGACGACCCGGATCCGGGCGAGTACGCGGCCGTGGCGACGCTGGAGGCACGCGAGCAGGACTGCGAGGCGCGGGTCGAGTTCTCGGTCGACGGCGACCGGTGA
- a CDS encoding DUF2797 domain-containing protein has translation MQIVGYDTGSPPSEESDGRDAALLLAADGRVDRVALTPGTDLAYSLGDRRCAGAVDGDTHYPCENDGAPYCDQHASTWVCARCTGTCLKDEMDCYEEHAVYLAAFAPATFKVGVTRSWRLETRLREQGADRAAHVHTVSNGRIARELEAEIAAEVPDRVRVPTKIDGFGRDVDGDAWTALLDGFEVIDRWRFDYGLDLDGGPVAETLAAGTVVGVKGRVLLLDNGGTTYAVDLRDLVGYAVESGSVSRSLQSNLGAFT, from the coding sequence GTGCAGATCGTCGGGTACGACACGGGGTCGCCGCCGTCCGAGGAGTCCGACGGCCGCGACGCCGCGCTGTTGCTCGCCGCGGACGGGCGCGTCGACCGCGTCGCGCTGACGCCCGGGACCGACCTCGCCTACAGCCTCGGCGACCGACGCTGTGCGGGCGCGGTCGACGGGGACACCCACTACCCCTGCGAGAACGACGGCGCGCCGTACTGCGACCAGCACGCGAGCACCTGGGTGTGTGCCCGGTGTACCGGCACCTGCCTGAAAGACGAGATGGACTGCTACGAGGAGCACGCGGTGTATCTCGCCGCCTTCGCGCCGGCGACGTTCAAGGTGGGCGTCACGCGCTCGTGGCGGCTGGAGACCCGCCTGCGCGAGCAGGGGGCCGACCGCGCCGCCCACGTCCACACCGTCTCGAACGGGCGGATCGCCCGCGAACTGGAGGCCGAGATCGCGGCGGAGGTCCCGGACCGGGTGCGCGTCCCGACGAAGATCGACGGGTTCGGCCGCGACGTGGACGGCGACGCGTGGACGGCCCTGCTCGACGGGTTCGAGGTGATCGACCGCTGGCGCTTCGACTACGGGCTCGACTTGGACGGCGGGCCGGTGGCCGAGACGCTGGCGGCCGGCACGGTTGTCGGCGTCAAGGGGCGGGTCCTCCTGCTCGACAACGGCGGCACGACGTACGCCGTCGACCTGCGGGACCTGGTCGGCTACGCCGTCGAGTCGGGGTCGGTGTCGCGGTCGCTCCAGTCGAACCTCGGCGCGTTCACCTGA
- a CDS encoding glycosyltransferase encodes MDQQVAAFTDTYLPTVNGVTYTIDAWRDRWNRNGGRMDVVYPRSDGHSPGPNEHPVRSVAFPWYQGYRLGAPKIPSAVKDVDVVHAHTPFALGLGAMRLARRADAPLVASYHTPGGEYTDYLAPTDGIASGLREFVDGYERWFFNRADRVVVPTEPVREYLRNELGVETPVEVVSNGIDTEQFRPTETSEFRERHDLVGETLVGYTGRHGYEKRLSDLIAAAESLDVTVVLGGDGPAHEDLQSQAADSTADVRFLGFLDREEMPAFYSALDVFAFPSPVETQGLVALEANACGTPVVGVDSGALSDTVVDGVTGYHYPEDDIDAFRARIEDALDDRDRLAENCLDRRDEISVSRTVERLADLYGSVS; translated from the coding sequence ATGGACCAACAGGTCGCCGCCTTTACCGACACCTATCTCCCGACGGTGAACGGCGTGACCTACACGATAGACGCCTGGCGGGACCGCTGGAACCGCAACGGCGGGCGAATGGACGTGGTGTACCCCCGGTCGGACGGCCACTCGCCCGGCCCCAACGAACATCCGGTCAGAAGCGTCGCGTTCCCGTGGTACCAGGGGTACCGCCTCGGCGCGCCGAAGATCCCGAGCGCCGTCAAGGACGTCGACGTCGTCCACGCCCACACGCCGTTCGCGCTCGGCCTCGGCGCGATGCGTCTCGCGCGCCGCGCCGACGCGCCGCTGGTCGCGTCCTACCACACGCCGGGCGGCGAGTACACCGACTACCTCGCGCCGACCGACGGGATCGCGAGCGGCCTCCGGGAGTTCGTCGACGGGTACGAGCGGTGGTTTTTCAACCGCGCCGACCGCGTCGTCGTGCCGACCGAACCGGTCCGGGAGTACCTCCGGAACGAACTCGGCGTCGAGACACCGGTCGAGGTGGTGTCGAACGGGATCGACACCGAGCAGTTCAGACCGACCGAGACGTCCGAGTTCCGCGAACGGCACGACCTCGTCGGTGAGACGCTCGTCGGGTACACCGGCCGGCACGGCTACGAGAAGCGTCTCTCGGACCTGATCGCGGCCGCGGAGAGCCTCGACGTGACCGTCGTCCTCGGCGGCGACGGCCCGGCCCACGAGGACCTGCAGTCACAGGCCGCCGACAGTACCGCCGACGTCCGGTTCCTCGGCTTCCTCGACCGTGAGGAGATGCCGGCGTTCTACTCGGCGCTGGACGTGTTCGCGTTCCCCAGCCCCGTCGAGACGCAGGGACTCGTCGCGCTGGAGGCGAACGCCTGCGGGACACCCGTCGTCGGCGTCGACAGCGGGGCGCTCTCGGACACCGTCGTCGACGGCGTCACGGGGTATCACTACCCGGAGGACGACATCGACGCGTTCCGGGCGCGGATCGAGGACGCGCTGGACGACCGTGACCGCCTCGCGGAGAACTGTCTGGACCGTCGGGACGAAATAAGCGTCAGCCGAACCGTCGAGCGGTTGGCCGACCTCTACGGCAGCGTGTCGTAG
- a CDS encoding SHOCT domain-containing protein, whose amino-acid sequence MDDLADLAVLAVSMVAALFGVTLVGAGEVTGLAALLVGVLGFAYLKVDLDAVGATDDAGEQAAAEDDPLTVLRDRYARGEIGRDEFERRLDDLLETDPVERERDRDEEPLLEDR is encoded by the coding sequence ATGGACGACCTCGCTGACCTCGCGGTCCTCGCCGTCTCGATGGTGGCCGCCCTCTTCGGCGTCACGCTGGTCGGTGCCGGCGAGGTGACCGGTCTCGCCGCGCTCCTCGTCGGGGTACTCGGCTTCGCGTACCTGAAGGTGGACCTCGATGCGGTCGGTGCGACGGACGACGCCGGCGAGCAGGCGGCCGCCGAGGACGACCCGCTGACGGTGCTCCGGGACCGCTACGCACGCGGCGAGATCGGCCGGGACGAGTTCGAACGCCGACTGGACGACCTGCTCGAAACGGACCCCGTCGAGCGGGAACGGGACCGCGACGAGGAGCCGCTGCTGGAGGACCGATGA
- a CDS encoding ribonuclease P protein component 4, with protein MTIPEERVARLESLAREAAAASNQERAREYVRLARRVAERNRLALPRQFKRFTCDACDSYLRPGANARVRTRDGHVVVTCDCGEQARYPY; from the coding sequence ATGACGATACCCGAAGAGCGCGTCGCCCGGCTGGAGTCGCTCGCACGCGAGGCAGCAGCCGCGTCGAACCAGGAGCGCGCCCGGGAGTACGTCCGGCTTGCCAGACGCGTCGCCGAGCGCAACCGGCTGGCGCTCCCCCGCCAGTTCAAGCGGTTCACCTGCGACGCCTGCGACAGCTATCTCCGTCCGGGAGCGAACGCGCGCGTCCGGACCCGCGACGGGCACGTCGTCGTCACCTGCGACTGCGGCGAGCAGGCACGCTACCCGTACTGA
- a CDS encoding YhbY family RNA-binding protein yields the protein MTDQQLRKQAHDTDVTVWVGKSGIDAVTGELSDQLQDRELVKVKFLRAARGGTNTDELAAELADAVDAELVETRGNTAVLH from the coding sequence ATGACTGATCAGCAGCTCCGAAAGCAAGCACACGACACGGACGTCACGGTCTGGGTCGGCAAGAGCGGGATCGATGCGGTGACCGGCGAACTCTCCGACCAGTTACAGGACCGGGAGCTCGTGAAGGTGAAGTTCCTCCGGGCGGCCCGTGGCGGGACGAACACCGACGAACTGGCCGCGGAACTGGCCGACGCCGTCGACGCTGAACTGGTCGAGACACGCGGGAACACGGCGGTGTTGCACTGA
- a CDS encoding mechanosensitive ion channel family protein: protein MAIIDEYLIDAGLSADLAAPIASAIEFVVGFAVVYLIGKTFVYPLVRRLLNRRDLDAHARKPLMKVTQIVVVFAAISVAFGVAGFGNFLNSLATIAAAATLAIGFALQDVIANFVAGIFIFTDRPFRIGDWIEWDGNSGVVEDISLRVSRVRTFDNELLTVPNSQLTDGVIKNPMAKDKLRQKFVFGIGYDDDIEQATDIIIEEAEKHPDILEDPAPSVRLTELGDSSVGLQSRIWIADPSRADFVKVRGDYVTSVKQRFDEEGIDIPYPNRTLSGGLELANAAEISQPADD, encoded by the coding sequence ATGGCGATCATCGACGAGTATCTCATCGACGCCGGCCTCTCGGCGGACCTGGCCGCACCGATCGCGTCCGCCATCGAGTTCGTCGTCGGCTTCGCCGTGGTCTATCTCATCGGCAAGACGTTCGTCTACCCCCTCGTCCGGCGGCTGCTGAACCGCCGTGACCTCGACGCCCACGCCCGGAAGCCGCTGATGAAGGTGACCCAGATCGTCGTCGTGTTCGCGGCCATCTCCGTCGCCTTCGGGGTCGCGGGCTTCGGGAACTTCCTCAACTCGCTGGCGACCATCGCGGCGGCCGCGACGCTGGCGATCGGCTTCGCGCTGCAGGACGTGATCGCCAACTTCGTCGCCGGGATCTTCATCTTCACCGACCGGCCGTTCCGCATCGGTGACTGGATCGAGTGGGACGGCAACTCGGGCGTCGTCGAGGACATCAGCCTCCGGGTTTCGCGCGTCCGCACGTTCGACAACGAGCTGCTGACGGTACCCAACTCCCAGCTGACCGACGGCGTCATCAAGAACCCGATGGCGAAGGACAAGCTCCGCCAGAAGTTCGTGTTCGGCATCGGCTACGACGACGACATCGAACAGGCCACCGACATCATCATCGAGGAGGCCGAGAAGCATCCCGACATTCTGGAGGATCCGGCACCCTCGGTCCGACTGACCGAACTGGGCGACTCCTCGGTCGGCCTCCAGTCGCGCATCTGGATCGCCGACCCCAGCCGCGCCGACTTCGTGAAGGTCCGCGGCGACTACGTCACCAGCGTGAAACAGCGGTTCGACGAGGAAGGGATCGACATTCCCTACCCCAACCGCACGCTCTCGGGCGGCCTCGAACTGGCCAACGCCGCGGAGATCTCCCAGCCCGCCGACGACTGA
- a CDS encoding DUF7548 family protein yields the protein MVDETVPPTLGLLGTLAIAAVAAAPYVALPAAEASGLEPYYSAGFVGPWAITMLALVAAIAFAAGRQGRTPPETAAGATLGLGLIMTALAGIWAASVDASLVLQIGTADWIEYHRWLFLAVTLVVPATAAFYARVLRLF from the coding sequence ATGGTAGACGAGACGGTTCCGCCGACGCTCGGGCTGCTCGGCACGCTCGCCATCGCCGCCGTCGCCGCCGCGCCGTACGTCGCCCTCCCGGCCGCCGAGGCCAGCGGTCTCGAACCCTACTACTCGGCCGGCTTCGTCGGCCCGTGGGCGATCACGATGCTGGCGCTGGTCGCCGCCATCGCCTTCGCCGCCGGGCGACAGGGACGGACCCCGCCGGAGACCGCCGCCGGCGCGACGCTCGGGTTGGGGCTGATCATGACCGCCCTCGCCGGCATCTGGGCGGCCTCGGTCGACGCCTCGCTGGTCCTCCAGATCGGCACGGCCGACTGGATCGAGTACCACCGCTGGCTGTTCCTCGCGGTAACGCTGGTCGTGCCGGCGACCGCCGCCTTCTACGCGCGCGTCCTTCGGCTGTTCTGA
- a CDS encoding DUF5798 family protein: MGLGSTAKKLQNVADRAEQLYKQLADVRERVMKLEKTTTETGDRVERMETELEKQRAVLDAIAADRGIDVDQLLAEAAIEEVDDESDGEGETAAADDTAGSGESTAE; this comes from the coding sequence ATGGGACTGGGAAGCACCGCGAAGAAGCTCCAGAACGTCGCCGACCGCGCCGAGCAACTGTACAAGCAACTGGCCGACGTGCGCGAGCGCGTGATGAAACTGGAGAAGACGACGACCGAAACCGGCGACCGCGTCGAGCGGATGGAGACCGAACTGGAGAAACAGCGGGCGGTCCTCGACGCCATCGCCGCCGACCGCGGGATCGACGTCGACCAGTTGCTCGCCGAGGCGGCGATCGAAGAGGTCGACGACGAGAGCGATGGCGAGGGTGAGACCGCCGCCGCCGACGATACGGCCGGATCCGGCGAGTCGACGGCGGAGTAA
- a CDS encoding PLP-dependent cysteine synthase family protein, with protein sequence MTTHREPVDSVLATVGETPLVRVAASPDDVPVYAKVESFNPGASIKDRIGKYMLERMMERGEVSPGGTVIEPTAGNTGIGFAVAAGQLGVDAVFVVPERFSVEKQQLMDALGADVINTPTEDGMDGAIQRAHELAEELDDAVVPQQFANPLNAEAHYETTAPEIYEALDGEVGAVVAGCGTAGTLMGIAEYAREQHPDTYVVAVEPEGSLYGTVLGEDETEDEYKIEGIGTHDPTTNELFDPELVDAVIDVSDRDAQDELKRLAREEGQLVASSAGAASVAARRVARDIRDGEIDAPYDTVVTLFPDSSERYLSKGIYRSFEEWDG encoded by the coding sequence ATGACCACCCATCGGGAACCGGTCGACTCGGTGCTCGCCACCGTCGGGGAGACGCCGCTGGTTCGCGTCGCGGCCTCGCCCGACGACGTCCCCGTCTACGCCAAGGTGGAGTCGTTCAACCCGGGAGCGAGCATCAAAGACCGGATCGGGAAGTACATGCTCGAACGCATGATGGAACGCGGCGAGGTGTCGCCCGGCGGGACGGTGATCGAGCCGACCGCGGGCAACACCGGGATCGGGTTCGCCGTCGCCGCCGGACAACTCGGCGTCGACGCCGTGTTCGTCGTGCCCGAGCGGTTCAGCGTCGAGAAGCAGCAACTGATGGACGCGCTCGGGGCCGATGTCATCAACACGCCCACCGAGGACGGCATGGACGGCGCGATTCAGCGCGCCCACGAACTCGCCGAGGAACTCGACGACGCCGTCGTTCCCCAGCAGTTCGCCAACCCCCTCAACGCCGAAGCCCACTACGAGACGACCGCGCCGGAGATCTACGAGGCGCTCGACGGCGAGGTCGGGGCCGTCGTCGCCGGCTGTGGCACCGCCGGCACGCTCATGGGGATCGCGGAGTACGCCCGCGAGCAGCACCCCGACACCTACGTCGTCGCCGTCGAGCCGGAGGGGTCGCTGTACGGGACCGTGCTCGGCGAGGACGAGACCGAGGACGAGTACAAGATAGAGGGGATCGGCACGCACGACCCGACGACCAACGAGCTGTTCGACCCCGAACTCGTCGACGCGGTGATCGACGTGTCGGACCGCGACGCGCAGGACGAACTCAAACGGCTCGCCCGCGAAGAAGGGCAGTTAGTCGCCTCCAGCGCCGGCGCGGCGAGCGTCGCCGCGCGTCGAGTGGCCCGGGACATCCGTGACGGCGAGATCGACGCCCCGTACGACACCGTCGTCACGCTCTTCCCCGACTCCAGCGAGCGCTATCTCTCGAAGGGGATCTACCGGTCGTTCGAGGAGTGGGACGGCTAG
- a CDS encoding CoA-binding protein — protein sequence MPVESDAELRELLGLRRIAVVGCSGTAGKDAHEIPKYLQEHGYDVTPVNPFAEEVLGERAYDSLSEVEEEIDVVNVFRPSEEVSGIVDQAVERDDAKVVWTQLGIRDDEAAERAEAAGLHVVQDRCMKVEHQRLR from the coding sequence ATGCCCGTCGAGAGCGACGCGGAGCTACGTGAGTTACTGGGCCTGCGACGGATCGCGGTCGTCGGCTGCTCGGGGACGGCCGGGAAGGACGCCCACGAGATCCCGAAATACCTGCAGGAACACGGGTACGACGTGACGCCGGTCAACCCGTTCGCCGAGGAGGTGCTGGGCGAGCGGGCGTACGACTCGCTCTCCGAAGTCGAGGAGGAGATCGACGTCGTCAACGTGTTCCGGCCGAGCGAGGAGGTGAGCGGCATCGTCGACCAGGCGGTCGAGCGCGACGACGCGAAGGTCGTCTGGACGCAGCTTGGCATCCGCGACGACGAGGCGGCCGAGCGCGCGGAGGCGGCCGGCCTACACGTGGTGCAGGACCGCTGTATGAAGGTCGAACACCAGCGGCTCCGCTAG
- a CDS encoding RAD55 family ATPase: MYDLAPVLPDVEVNPGTNLLVSGPPMTGKRRIATDILAEGTKQGDGAIVVTTKDSADKLVTEYERLVPDLDDKPFGVVDCVTKQRGVGNAENTPRVKYASSPVDMTGLGIQLSEFLQEFYETRGIQRNRVLLHSVSTLLMYSNVQTVFRFLHVFTGRVQSAEALGLYVLDSTAHEEQTLNTLKQLFDGVIEVEDDGGEPSVTTVGVPSASN, from the coding sequence ATGTATGATCTGGCTCCTGTCCTCCCGGATGTCGAAGTGAATCCGGGGACCAACCTGCTCGTTTCCGGCCCCCCAATGACCGGAAAGCGGCGGATAGCGACCGATATACTCGCCGAGGGAACCAAACAGGGGGACGGTGCGATCGTCGTCACGACGAAAGACAGCGCGGACAAGCTCGTCACGGAGTACGAGCGGCTCGTGCCCGACCTGGACGACAAACCCTTCGGCGTCGTCGACTGCGTCACGAAGCAACGGGGTGTGGGCAACGCGGAGAACACGCCCCGGGTGAAGTACGCCTCCTCGCCGGTCGACATGACCGGACTGGGGATCCAGCTCTCGGAGTTCCTTCAGGAGTTCTACGAGACCCGGGGGATCCAGCGCAACCGCGTGTTGCTCCACTCCGTGTCGACGCTGTTGATGTACTCGAACGTCCAGACGGTGTTCCGGTTCCTCCACGTGTTCACCGGGCGCGTCCAGAGCGCGGAGGCGCTGGGGCTGTACGTGCTCGATTCGACGGCACACGAGGAACAGACCCTGAACACGCTGAAACAGCTGTTCGACGGCGTCATCGAGGTGGAGGACGACGGCGGCGAGCCGTCGGTGACGACCGTCGGCGTGCCGTCGGCGTCGAACTGA